A portion of the Aricia agestis chromosome 1, ilAriAges1.1, whole genome shotgun sequence genome contains these proteins:
- the LOC121726472 gene encoding uncharacterized protein LOC121726472, producing the protein MPPSVAMLAANHSPSTAKLIATLFACCTLLPLLAGPAAAAAAAAAYSQTYTTQIQMGISNPEFLTRQTYFVPDGQCSAQIMPPEICAGSQPLALRVEVTDSAPFPVLQVQETLQTVYLFRGAAGSGKCEGTATVRLLTQC; encoded by the exons aTGCCGCCGTCAGTCGCCATGCTCGCCGCGAACCACTCGCCCTCAACAGCCAAGCTGATTGCCACGCTGTTCGCGTGCTGCACGCTACTGCCGCTGCTCGCGGGCCCtgctgccgccgccgccgccgccgccgcataCTCTCAAACTTACACTACTCAAATACAAATGG GTATATCGAACCCGGAATTCCTGACGAGGCAGACGTACTTCGTGCCGGATGGCCAGTGCAGCGCCCAAATAATGCCG CCGGAGATCTGCGCGGGTTCGCAGCCACTGGCGCTGCGCGTGGAGGTGACGGATAGCGCGCCCTTCCCTGTGTTGCAGGTGCAGGAGACGCTGCAGACCGTGTACCTGTTCCGCGGCGCCGCGGGCTCGGGCAAGTGCGAGGGCACCGCCACCGTGCGCCTGCTGACGCAGTGCTAG